The nucleotide window GAATACGGCGTCATCGCCCTTACGACCTCATTTTACCGACATCACGATGTTCACCGGAATTGTTCAAGGCACGGCCACGCTGTCGTCCATCGAAGATCGCGACGGCATGCGCACGCTCGAGCTGGCGTTTCCCGAGGGTTTCTGTGAAGACCTCACCCTGGGCGCGAGCGTCTCCGTCGACGGCGTGTGCCTGACGGTCACACAACTGCTCTCGCCCACCGCGGCGTCGTTCGACGTCATTCTGCAAAGCCTGAACGTCACCACGCTCGGCGGCTTCGGCGCCGGGGCACAAGTCAATGTCGAGCGCGCGGCCAAGGATGGCGCGGAAATCGGCGGCCACCCGCTTTCGGGTCACATCGATTTCTCAACCGAGATCATCAGCGTGCGCACGTCGGACACGAACCGCGTATTGCGCATTGCGATACCCGAAGCGT belongs to Pandoraea pnomenusa and includes:
- a CDS encoding riboflavin synthase subunit alpha; this translates as MFTGIVQGTATLSSIEDRDGMRTLELAFPEGFCEDLTLGASVSVDGVCLTVTQLLSPTAASFDVILQSLNVTTLGGFGAGAQVNVERAAKDGAEIGGHPLSGHIDFSTEIISVRTSDTNRVLRIAIPEAFRKYVFAKGYIAINGASLTVSEVNRQEGWFEVWLIPETRRMTTFEEKVAGTRVNIEIERSTQVVVDTVREAVQESLGRLQPVLEALLKEKGLSLDDFVQAPQLPAASAAGSDQPSHATPAKG